A portion of the Macadamia integrifolia cultivar HAES 741 unplaced genomic scaffold, SCU_Mint_v3 scaffold2417, whole genome shotgun sequence genome contains these proteins:
- the LOC122066493 gene encoding uncharacterized protein LOC122066493, giving the protein MAALINCCLNISPPLPPSSSSSPLKVNQIPRSFCRQRKAGKEESGSWRNQVVVGVACMIIGFEMVPIVMNNSDTCTFAEELQFINNGKGNEKWSEKRMCPPWRMNSLETIVPENLPRPSAHRKFEAISNLSSSSSSTAPSTWSRVTVKAVRSNCFSM; this is encoded by the exons ATGGCTGCTCTAATCAATTGCTGCCTCAACATCtcccctcctcttcctccttcttcttcttcttcaccattAAAAGTTAATCAAATTCCAAG AAGCTTTTGTAGGCAAAGGAAAGCAGGGAAGGAGGAAAGTGGGTCATGGAGAAACCAAGTTGTTGTGGGTGTGGCTTGTATGATCATTGGCTTTGAGATGGTACCAATAGTGATGAACAATTCTGATACTTGTACCTTTGCTGAGGAATTACAGTTCATTaataatggaaaaggaaatgagaaatggagtgagaagaggATGTGCCCACCATGGAGGATGAATTCTTTGGAGACAATAGTCCCTGAGAACCTACCCAGACCTTCAGCTCACCGTAAATTCGAGGCCATCAgtaacctttcttcttcttcatcttccacggCTCCGTCGACATGGAGTCGGGTCACTGTTAAAGCTGTTAGATCCAATTGCTTCTCTATGTGA